In Geminocystis sp. NIES-3708, a single window of DNA contains:
- a CDS encoding FAD-binding oxidoreductase, whose protein sequence is MIDYYTIIEELKNIKTIENVEEIKKLSQDYYYFSPILIPILQNKQADLVVIPTNEEEVLKIAQICIKYKIPLTIRGAGTGNYGQCIPLNGGIVLDMTEMKKIHWIKSGVACVDAGIKISLLERETKKQGWELRMIPSTYKIATLGGFIGGGSGGIGSINYGQLRDRGNLNKVRVVTLEKEPRIIELFGDETQQVNHAYGTNGIITQLEIPLAPAYNWVDVIVTFDNFISALKFGQALADSDGITKKLISIHAQPIANYFIALKSYLPNGENCALLSMAEISLYPLQELVKEYQGKITYQQDLSKNSNINLIEFTWNHTTFHARNIDSNITYLQTFFFTIDKVEKMYNYFGDEVMIHLEFLRVGGKAIPAGLQLVKFTTEKRLNEIIKYHEENGMFIANPHTYILEDGGRKNIDIEQLNFKKKVDPYGLMNQGKMKAWKNN, encoded by the coding sequence ATGATTGATTATTACACAATTATTGAAGAACTCAAAAATATTAAAACTATTGAAAATGTAGAAGAAATCAAAAAGCTATCTCAAGATTATTATTATTTTAGTCCAATCTTAATACCAATTTTACAAAATAAACAAGCCGATTTAGTTGTTATTCCTACCAATGAAGAAGAAGTATTAAAAATAGCTCAAATATGTATTAAATATAAAATACCTTTAACTATTAGGGGTGCTGGTACAGGAAATTATGGGCAGTGTATTCCTCTTAACGGTGGCATCGTTTTAGACATGACAGAAATGAAAAAAATTCACTGGATAAAATCAGGAGTTGCTTGTGTTGATGCAGGAATAAAAATCAGTTTATTGGAAAGAGAAACTAAAAAACAAGGTTGGGAATTACGTATGATTCCTTCTACTTACAAAATTGCAACTTTAGGGGGATTTATAGGAGGTGGAAGTGGTGGCATTGGTTCGATAAATTATGGACAATTAAGAGATCGAGGAAACTTAAATAAAGTTAGAGTTGTTACCTTAGAAAAAGAGCCAAGAATTATAGAATTATTTGGTGATGAAACTCAACAAGTTAATCATGCTTATGGCACAAATGGCATTATTACTCAATTAGAAATTCCTCTCGCACCTGCCTATAATTGGGTCGATGTTATTGTAACTTTTGATAACTTTATTTCTGCTTTAAAATTTGGTCAAGCTTTAGCTGATAGTGATGGAATCACTAAAAAATTAATTAGTATTCATGCTCAACCTATTGCTAATTATTTTATTGCCCTTAAATCTTATTTACCTAACGGAGAAAATTGTGCTTTATTAAGCATGGCTGAAATTTCTTTATATCCTTTACAAGAATTAGTTAAAGAATATCAAGGAAAAATTACTTATCAACAAGATTTATCCAAAAATAGTAATATTAATTTAATTGAATTTACGTGGAATCATACTACTTTTCATGCTCGAAATATTGACTCTAATATCACATACTTACAAACTTTCTTTTTTACCATTGATAAAGTAGAAAAAATGTATAATTATTTTGGAGATGAGGTGATGATACACCTGGAATTTTTAAGGGTAGGAGGAAAAGCTATTCCGGCTGGTTTACAACTGGTCAAATTTACCACTGAAAAAAGACTAAATGAAATTATCAAATATCACGAAGAAAATGGTATGTTTATCGCTAATCCTCACACTTATATTTTAGAAGATGGAGGAAGGAAAAATATCGATATTGAACAACTTAATTTCAAAAAAAAGGTTGATCCTTATGGTTTAATGAATCAGGGCAAAATGAAGGCATGGAAAAACAATTAA
- the gcvP gene encoding aminomethyl-transferring glycine dehydrogenase, whose product MLDLKNITSSTAPEYTQITSSQAQTSIAEDIFKHRHLGINKKAQQLMLKKLGYDNLDSLINTAVPSSIRLQNSLKLPSSLTETKALATLKVIAEENQVYNSYIGMGYYNCITPAVIQRNILENPNWYTAYTPYQPEIAQGRLEALLNFQTMIIDFTGLEIANASLLDEGTAAAEAMTMSYQVTKHKSNTFFIDINCHPQTIEVIKTRAKYLDIELIIDNPQIFNFNTPIFGALFQYPATDGTIYDYQDIIEQIHQQKGIVTLAADLLSLALLKSPGELNADIAVGNTQRFGVPLGYGGPHAAYFATKEEYKRQVPGRIVGVSKDVHDQPALRLALQTREQHIRRDKATSNICTAQVLLAVIASSYAVYHGEEGIKNIALRVNQLTKILAKGLEILGYKTKSHHFFDTITIKVDDINSVRLKAEANLINFRYFENSIGISIDETKTIEDIKQIWSIFAQNKELSFNSSDLYVDNLGIPSQLKRQSRYLTEAVFNQYHSETELLRYLYRLETKDLSLTTSMIALGSCTMKLNATAEMIPITWAEFNNIHPFAPLSQTKGYQTIFTQLEAWLAEITGFAAISLQPNAGSQGEYAGLQVIRKYHDSKGEGNRNICLIPESAHGTNPASAVMCGLKVIVVKCDAEGNIDIEDLKAKAEKHQKNLAALMITYPSTHGVFEEGIKDICGIIHAYGGQVYLDGANMNAQVGLCRPGDFGADVCHLNLHKTFCIPHGGGGPGVGPIGVMPHLIPFLPINYQLSAISCQQNNDDDSQSIGMISSAPWGSASILPISWMYIAMMGSEGLTDATKIAILNANYIAHRLAPHYPILFTGKSNLVAHECIIDLRPLRKTAQIEVEDVAKRLIDYGFHAPTMSWPVGGTMMIEPTESESLSELDRFCDAMIGIREEIRAIEKGEADIKDNVLKNAPHTAMSLIASDWNHPYSRESAAYPDTFTKQHKFWATVGRIDNAYGDRNLICSCIGINNYNY is encoded by the coding sequence ATGCTTGACTTAAAAAATATTACCTCTTCTACTGCTCCCGAATATACTCAAATCACCTCATCTCAAGCTCAAACTTCCATTGCTGAAGATATATTTAAGCATCGTCATCTCGGTATTAATAAGAAAGCACAACAATTGATGTTAAAAAAACTAGGTTATGATAACTTAGATTCATTAATTAATACTGCTGTACCTTCATCTATTCGTTTACAAAATTCCCTTAAGTTACCCTCTTCTCTCACAGAAACTAAAGCCTTAGCTACTTTAAAAGTGATTGCCGAAGAAAATCAAGTATATAATTCTTACATTGGCATGGGTTATTACAACTGCATCACTCCTGCGGTTATTCAACGTAATATCCTTGAAAATCCCAATTGGTACACAGCTTACACCCCTTATCAACCAGAAATTGCTCAAGGAAGATTAGAAGCCTTGCTCAACTTCCAAACCATGATTATCGACTTCACGGGGTTAGAAATAGCCAACGCTTCTCTTTTAGATGAAGGCACTGCGGCTGCCGAAGCCATGACGATGAGTTATCAAGTTACTAAACATAAATCTAATACTTTTTTTATCGATATAAATTGTCATCCTCAGACTATCGAAGTTATTAAAACTAGAGCAAAATATCTCGATATTGAGCTAATTATTGACAATCCTCAAATATTTAACTTTAACACTCCTATATTCGGGGCATTATTTCAATATCCTGCCACTGACGGCACAATTTACGACTATCAAGATATTATTGAGCAAATTCATCAACAAAAAGGCATCGTCACCCTAGCCGCTGATTTGTTGAGTCTTGCTTTGTTAAAATCTCCGGGTGAATTAAATGCCGACATTGCCGTAGGAAATACTCAACGTTTCGGTGTACCATTAGGTTATGGTGGTCCTCACGCTGCTTATTTTGCCACGAAAGAAGAGTATAAAAGACAAGTACCAGGGAGAATTGTTGGCGTCTCAAAAGATGTACATGATCAACCTGCCCTAAGACTGGCTTTACAAACCAGAGAGCAACATATTCGTAGAGATAAAGCCACTAGTAATATTTGTACGGCTCAAGTTTTATTAGCTGTAATCGCTTCTAGTTATGCCGTTTATCATGGAGAAGAAGGGATAAAAAATATTGCTTTAAGAGTTAACCAATTAACAAAAATTCTTGCAAAAGGTTTAGAAATACTTGGTTATAAAACTAAATCTCATCATTTTTTCGATACTATTACCATAAAAGTTGATGATATTAATAGTGTACGTTTAAAAGCAGAAGCGAATTTGATTAACTTCCGTTACTTTGAAAATTCCATCGGCATCAGTATCGATGAAACGAAAACTATTGAGGATATTAAACAAATTTGGTCAATTTTTGCTCAAAATAAAGAATTATCTTTCAATAGCTCGGATTTATATGTTGATAACTTAGGTATTCCTTCTCAATTAAAGCGTCAATCTCGTTATTTAACAGAAGCCGTTTTTAATCAATATCATTCAGAAACAGAATTATTACGGTATTTATATCGTCTTGAAACCAAAGATTTATCTTTAACCACTTCCATGATTGCGTTAGGTTCGTGTACGATGAAATTGAATGCTACTGCAGAGATGATACCCATTACATGGGCAGAATTTAACAACATTCACCCTTTTGCACCTTTATCTCAAACTAAAGGCTATCAAACTATTTTCACTCAATTAGAGGCATGGTTAGCTGAAATTACTGGCTTTGCGGCTATCTCCTTGCAACCTAATGCTGGTTCACAAGGAGAATATGCAGGATTACAAGTTATTCGTAAATACCACGACAGCAAAGGAGAAGGTAATAGAAATATTTGCTTAATTCCTGAATCTGCCCACGGCACAAATCCAGCTAGTGCAGTAATGTGCGGTTTAAAAGTAATCGTAGTCAAATGTGATGCGGAAGGAAATATTGATATTGAAGACTTAAAAGCTAAAGCTGAAAAACATCAAAAAAACTTAGCGGCTTTGATGATTACCTATCCTTCTACTCATGGGGTTTTTGAGGAAGGAATAAAAGATATATGTGGAATTATTCATGCTTATGGAGGACAAGTATATCTTGATGGTGCGAATATGAATGCTCAAGTTGGCTTATGTCGCCCAGGTGATTTTGGTGCTGATGTATGTCACCTAAACCTACATAAAACATTTTGTATTCCTCATGGTGGAGGTGGTCCTGGTGTAGGTCCTATCGGAGTAATGCCTCATTTAATACCTTTTTTACCTATCAACTATCAACTATCAGCTATCAGTTGTCAACAAAATAATGATGATGATAGTCAATCAATCGGGATGATTTCTTCTGCACCGTGGGGTAGTGCAAGTATTTTACCTATATCTTGGATGTATATTGCCATGATGGGTAGTGAAGGGTTAACAGATGCTACAAAAATTGCTATTCTCAATGCTAATTATATCGCTCATCGTCTTGCCCCCCATTATCCCATTCTTTTTACTGGTAAATCTAATTTGGTTGCGCATGAGTGTATCATTGACTTACGCCCGTTACGCAAAACGGCTCAGATAGAAGTGGAAGATGTAGCTAAACGTTTAATTGATTACGGTTTTCATGCACCTACTATGTCGTGGCCCGTTGGCGGTACAATGATGATTGAACCGACGGAAAGTGAATCTTTATCAGAATTAGATCGTTTTTGTGATGCTATGATTGGTATTAGAGAAGAAATAAGAGCCATAGAAAAGGGAGAAGCGGATATTAAAGATAATGTTTTAAAAAATGCTCCCCATACTGCAATGAGCTTAATTGCTTCTGACTGGAATCACCCTTACAGTCGAGAATCGGCGGCTTATCCTGATACCTTCACAAAACAACATAAATTTTGGGCTACGGTAGGACGTATTGATAACGCTTATGGTGATCGCAATCTCATATGTTCATGTATAGGTATTAATAATTATAATTATTAA